A region from the Indicator indicator isolate 239-I01 chromosome 4, UM_Iind_1.1, whole genome shotgun sequence genome encodes:
- the ANGEL1 gene encoding protein angel homolog 1, which yields MIGTVLCYVLLPAARLLRALLDAFFTCQKNVLLAKSTSTQIEDAFAETRGRLIPEEQEALLQQWLKEGPGNLPASESAPAEGKVSVKLTSDWLEGSELLMTSLSDLNSAPEITQCAGQQLTELHTLASSEPQEHAVTEPAKETVAVAGTAPWAAVVPQTDHQIAGCATVSVDVQNEDPAVLAWSLACNTETVPAEPLGWPTQHTLQLCPHPTEVPYHEVLWREWEDLSAEPCVLEQVTENTQLFEFRVMSYNILAQDLVEQGLDLYLHCHQDILDWNYRLPNLLQEIQHWDPDVLCLQEVQENHYWEQLEPTFKAMGFTCFYKRRTGTKTDGCAVCYKHSRFQLISLSPIEYFRPGLDVLNRDNVGLVLLLQPLLPDSLYLKAVSPLCVANTHVLFNPRRGDIKLAQMALLLAEIDKIAKTAEGNYYPVILCGDLNSVPDSPLYKFIRNGELSYHGMPAWKVSGQEDFSHQLYSRKLLAPLWPSSLGITDNCQYATLCQPKKLGRRKYSRDFLLQFRFCSVACERPPQLILLEGVTDAKPECPAHWPKPAGMMKDPDPQPFVPRSSGIMRHGLNLTSVYSHFLPQRGRPEVTTMPMGLGATVDYIFYSAEPVENGNRGGRRLYKDGALKLLGRLSLLSEDVLLLANGLPNPFCSSDHLCLLASFGLKISSIREG from the exons ATGATCGGTACAGTGCTCTGCTACGTGCTGCTGCCGGCGGCACGGCTTCTCCGAGCCCTTCTAG ATGCTTTCTTTACCTGTCAAAAGAATGTGCTTCTGGCGAAGAGCACGTCCACACAGATAGAAGATGCCTTTGCTGAGACCAGAGGAAGGTTGATTCCAGAAGAGCAAGAAGCCCTTCTCCAGCAGTGGCTGAAGGAAGGACCAGGGAATTTGCCAGCCAGTGAGAGTGCTCCAGCAGAGGGGAAAGTGTCAGTTAAGCTTACTAGTGACTGGTTAGAAGGTTCAGAGTTATTGATGACTAGCCTCAGTGACCTGAATTCAGCTCCAGAAATCACCCAGTGTGCTGGtcagcagctcacagagctACACACCTTGGCTTCTTCAGAACCACAAGAGCATGCAGTGACTGAACCAGCAAAGGAAACAGTGGCTGTAGCAGGCACTGCCCCTTGGGCAGCTGTGGTACCACAGACAGATCATCAGATAGCTGGTTGTGCTACTGTCAGTGTAGATGTGCAGAATGAAGACCCAGCTGTGCTGGCCTGGAGTTTAGCATGCAATACAGAGACAGTGCCAGCGGAGCCCCTGGGCTGGCCCACTCAGCATACACTACAACTGTGTCCTCACCCAACAGAGGTACCCTACCATG AGGTTTTGTGGAGGGAGTGGGAAGATCTTTCTGCTGAGCCCTGTGTGCTAGAGCAGGTGACGGAAAACACTCAACTTTTTGAATTTCGAGTCATGTCTTACAACATCCTTGCTcaggacctggtggagcagggccttGATCTCTATCTACACTGTCATCAAGACATCCTGGACTGGAACTACCGTCTTCCAAACCTTTTGCAGGAGATCCAGCACTGGGATCCTGAT GTTCTGTGTCTCCAGGAAGTGCAAGAAAACCATTACTGGGAGCAGTTGGAACCGACATTCAAGGCAATGG GCTTTACATGCTTCTATAAACGAAGAACTGGGACGAAGACAGATGGCTGTGCAGTGTGCTATAAGCACAGCAGGTTCCAGCTGATCAGCCTCAGCCCCATAGAATACTTCCGTCCTGGCCTGGATGTCCTCAACCGGGATAATGTGggtttggtgctgctgctccagcctctgctcccagacAGCCTATATCTGAAGGCAGTCAGTCCTTTGTGTGTGGCCAACACTCACGTGTTGTTCAATCCCCGGCGGGGAGATATCAAACTGGCCCAGATGGCCTTGCTTCTAGCAGAGATTGACAAGATTGCAAAAACTGCTGAAGGCAACTACTATCCTGTCATCTTGTGTGGAGACCTGAACTCTGTACCCGATTCTCCACTCTACAAATTCATCCGAAATGGTGAACTTTCTTACCATGGGATGCCAGCCTGGAAG GTGTCTGGTCAGGAAGATTTTTCCCATCAGTTGTATTCACGGAAACTGCTGGCCCCACTGTGGCCAAGCTCACTGGGTATAACAGACAACTGCCAGTACGCCACCCTGTGCCAACCAAAGAAACTAG gcaGACGGAAGTACAGCCGGGacttcctgctccagtttcGTTTTTGCAGTGTTGCCTGTGAACGACCACCACAGCTGATCCTCTTGGAAGGTGTGACAGATGCTAAACCAG AGTGCCCTGCACACTGGCCCAAGCCTGCTGGCATGATGAAAGACCCAGATCCCCAGCCATTTGTCCCAAG GTCCTCAGGCATTATGCGGCATGGCCTCAACTTGACATCTGTCTACAGCCACTTTCTGCCACAGAGAGGACGCCCAGAGGTCACAACGATGCCCATGGGGCTTGGAGCTACTGTTGATTATATCTTCtactcagcagagcctgtggagaATGGCAACAGAGGGG GTCGTAGGCTGTACAAGGATGGAGCCCTGAAGCTGCTTGGCcgcctttcccttctctctgaaGATGTTCTGTTGTTGGCAAATGGCTTACCAAATCCTTTTTGTTCATCTGATCATCTCTGCCTGCTGGCTAGCTTTGGCTTGAAGATCTCTAGCATCAGAGAGGGTTAG